From one Saccharomyces cerevisiae S288C chromosome XVI, complete sequence genomic stretch:
- the BRO1 gene encoding Bro1p (Cytoplasmic class E vacuolar protein sorting (VPS) factor; coordinates protein sorting and deubiquitination in the multivesicular body (MVB) pathway by recruiting Doa4p to endosomes; required for ESCRT-dependent transport of ubiquitinated cargo to the vacuole; localizes to extracellular vesicles during heat conditioning with proposed function in thermotolerance; orthologous to mammalian ESCRT-associated protein ALIX (PDCD6IP)), with translation MKPYLFDLKLKDTEKLDWKKGLSSYLKKSYGSSQWRTFYDEKATSELDHLRNNANGELAPSSLSEQNLKYYSFLEHLYFRLGSKGSRLKMDFTWYDAEYSSAQKGLKYTQHTLAFEKSCTLFNIAVIFTQIARENINEDYKNSIANLTKAFSCFEYLSENFLNSPSVDLQSENTRFLANICHAEAQELFVLKLLNDQISSKQYTLISKLSRATCNLFQKCHDFMKEIDDDVAIYGEPKWKTTVTCKLHFYKSLSAYYHGLHLEEENRVGEAIAFLDFSMQQLISSLPFKTWLVEFIDFDGFKETLEKKQKELIKDNDFIYHESVPAVVQVDSIKALDAIKSPTWEKILEPYMQDVANKCDSLYRGIIPLDVYEKESIYSEEKATLLRKQVEETETANLEYSSFIEFTNLPRLLSDLEKQFSDGNIFSNTDTQGQLMRDQIQTWCKFIQTNEFRDIEEQMNKIVFKRKQILEILSALPNDQKENVTKLKSSLVAASNSDEKLFACVKPHIVEINLLNDNGKIWKKFDEFNRNTPPQPSLLDIDDTKNDKILELLKQVKGHAEDLRTLKEERSRNLSELRDEINNDDITKLLIINKGKSDVELKDLFEVELEKFEPLSTRIEATIYKQSSMIDDIKAKLDEIFHLSNFKDKSSGEEKFLEDRKNFFDKLQEAVKSFSIFASDLPKGIEFYDSLFNMSRDLAERVRVAKQTEDSTANSPAPPLPPLDSKASVVGGPPLLPQKSAAFQSLSRQGLNLGDQFQNLKISAGSDLPQGPGIPPRTYEASPYAATPTMAAPPVPPKQSQEDMYDLRRRKAVENEERELQENPTSFYNRPSVFDENMYSKYSS, from the coding sequence ATGAAACCTTACTTATTTGACCTAAAGCTAAAAGACACAGAGAAGCTGGATTGGAAAAAAGGCCTCTCCTCATATCTCAAGAAATCATACGGCTCCTCACAATGGAGAACATTTTATGATGAGAAAGCTACTTCAGAACTGGATCACTTAAGGAATAATGCAAATGGAGAACTAGCACCTTCTTCATTGTCGGAACAAAATCTAAAATATTACTCATTTTTGGAGCATCTTTATTTTCGCCTGGGTAGCAAAGGATCAAGATTAAAAATGGATTTCACTTGGTATGACGCAGAATACTCATCGGCCCAGAAAGGATTGAAATACACGCAACATACGTTAGCATTTGAAAAGTCTTGTACTTTGTTCAACATTGCTGTAATCTTTACCCAAATTGCGAGGGAGAATATCAATGAGGACTACAAAAACTCAATCGCAAATTTGACAAAAGCTTTTTCCTGTTTTGAATATCTatcagaaaattttttgaactcACCTTCAGTCGATCTTCAGTCAGAAAACACTAGGTTTCTGGCTAATATTTGCCATGCAGAAGCTCAAGAATTGTTTGTcttgaaattattaaatGATCAAATATCATCCAAGCAATATACATTAATCAGTAAACTTTCTAGAGCCACGTGTAACCTCTTTCAGAAATGTCACGATTTtatgaaagaaatagatgacGATGTGGCCATTTATGGTGAACCCAAATGGAAAACGACAGTTACTTGCAAACTGCATTTCTACAAATCGTTAAGCGCTTATTATCACGGTTTACAccttgaagaagaaaatagagTTGGCGAAGCAATTGCTTTTCTCGATTTTTCTATGCAACAATTGATTTCATCCCTTCCATTCAAAACGTGGTTAGTGGAATTTATAGACTTTGATGGGtttaaagaaactttagaaaagaaacaaaaggaGTTGATTAAAGATAACGATTTTATATATCATGAAAGCGTTCCAGCCGTTGTGCAGGTTGATTCCATTAAGGCGCTCGATGCAATAAAATCTCCAACATGGGAGAAGATATTAGAACCATATATGCAAGATGTTGCAAATAAATGTGACTCTTTGTACAGAGGAATTATTCCCCTAGATGTCtatgaaaaggaaagtaTTTActcagaagaaaaagcgACGCTGTTGAGAAAGCaagttgaagaaactgAGACAGCAAATTTGGAATATTCTTCCTTCATCGAATTTACAAATCTACCCAGGCTCTTGAGtgatttggaaaaacaATTTAGTGACGGAAATATTTTCTCGAATACGGATACACAGGGACAATTGATGAGGGACCAAATTCAGACATGGTGTAAATTTATCCAAACAAATGAATTTAGGGATATAGAAGAACAGATGAACAAaattgttttcaaaaggaaacaaattttagaaatCCTTTCTGCCTTACCCAATgatcaaaaagaaaatgttacAAAACTAAAATCTTCTTTAGTAGCTGCTTCAAACTCAGACGAAAAATTGTTCGCATGCGTAAAACCACATATTGTCGAGATCAATCTATTGAATGACAATGGAAAaatatggaagaagtttGACGAATTTAATCGCAATACGCCTCCACAACCTAGCCTATTGGATATCGATGATACCAAAAACGACAAGATATTAGAGTTGTTAAAACAAGTAAAGGGCCATGCGGAAGACTTAAGAACATTGAAAGAGGAACGTTCGAGAAATTTGTCTGAACTAAGAGACGAAATCAACAACGATGATATCACAAAATTATTAATTATTAATAAGGGGAAATCCGATGTTGAGCTCAAAGATTTATTCGAGGTGGAACTGGAGAAATTCGAGCCTTTGAGCACAAGAATAGAGGCGACAATTTACAAACAATCTTCAATGATAGATGACATCAAAGCCAAGCtagatgaaatttttcacctttcaaatttcaagGATAAATCTTCTggggaagaaaaatttttagaagatcgtaagaatttttttgataagcTGCAAGAAGCAGTGAAATCATTCAGTATTTTTGCATCCGACTTGCCAAAAGGAATAGAGTTCTATGATTCATTATTCAATATGAGTAGAGACTTAGCAGAAAGAGTGAGAGTTGCAAAGCAGACCGAGGATTCAACAGCTAATTCTCCCGCTCCTCCCCTCCCTCCACTTGATTCTAAAGCGTCTGTCGTTGGGGGTCCTCCATTACTGCCCCAAAAAAGTGCAGCCTTTCAGTCATTATCTAGACAAGGGCTCAATTTAGGGGaccaatttcaaaatctcaAAATAAGTGCCGGCAGTGATTTACCTCAAGGACCCGGTATTCCACCAAGAACTTATGAAGCTTCGCCATATGCTGCAACGCCTACTATGGCAGCCCCACCAGTACCACCGAAACAATCGCAAGAGGATATGTACGACTTGAGAAGACGTAAAGCAGTTGAAAACGAAGAACGTGAACTGCAAGAGAATCCTACGTCCTTTTACAATAGACCCTCtgtttttgatgaaaatatgtACTCCAAATACAGCAGTTAG
- the SEN54 gene encoding tRNA splicing endonuclease subunit SEN54 (Subunit of the tRNA splicing endonuclease; tRNA splicing endonuclease (Sen complex) is composed of Sen2p, Sen15p, Sen34p, and Sen54p; Sen complex also cleaves the CBP1 mRNA at the mitochondrial surface), which translates to MQFAGKKTDQVTTSNPGFEEEEEEEEELQQDWSQLASLVSKNAALSLPKRGEKDYEPDGTNLQDLLLYNASKAMFDTISDSIRGTTVKSEVRGYYVPHKHQAVLLKPKGSFMQTMGRADSTGELWLDFHEFVYLAERGTILPYYRLEAGSNKSSKHETEILLSMEDLYSLFSSQQEMDQYFVFAHLKRLGFILKPSNQEAAVKTSFFPLKKQRSNLQAITWRLLSLFKIQELSLFSGFFYSKWNFFFRKYTTSPQLYQGLNRLVRSVAVPKNKKELLDAQSDREFQKVKDIPLTFKVWKPHSNFKKRDPGLPDFQVFVYNKNDDLQHFPTYKELRSMFSSLDYKFEFLSEIEDDDDWETNSYVEDIPRKEYIHKRSAKSQTEKSESSMKASFQKKTAQSSTKKKRKAYPPHIQQNRRLKTGYRSFIIAIMDNGLISFVKMSEADFGSESVWYTPNTQKKVDQRWKKH; encoded by the coding sequence ATGCAATTCGCTGGGAAGAAAACTGATCAAGTGACCACATCTAATCCGggctttgaagaagaagaagaagaagaagaagaactacAACAAGATTGGTCGCAACTCGCATCGCTCGTTAGCAAAAATGCTGCTCTTTCACTTCCAAAGAGGGGTGAAAAAGACTATGAACCAGATGGGACTAATTTGCAAGATCTGCTTCTCTATAATGCAAGTAAAGCCATGTTTGATACCATATCAGACTCAATAAGAGGCACAACAGTAAAATCTGAAGTAAGAGGATACTATGTTCCCCATAAACATCAAGCCGTTCTACTTAAACCCAAAGGCAGCTTTATGCAAACGATGGGAAGGGCTGATAGCACAGGCGAACTCTGGCTTGACTTCCATGAGTTTGTTTATTTGGCAGAGAGAGGCACTATTCTTCCTTATTATAGATTAGAAGCAGGCTCTAACAAAAGCTCAAAGCACGAAACAGAGATTTTACTCAGTATGGAGGATTTGTATTCGCTGTTTTCATCGCAACAGGAAATGGACCAATATTTTGTGTTTGCTCATTTAAAAAGGTTGGGTTTTATTCTAAAACCCAGCAATCAAGAAGCAGCAGTCAAGACTTCCTTTTTCccattgaaaaagcaaCGAAGTAATTTACAAGCAATCACTTGGAGATTACTTTCATTGTTTAAAATACAAGAGTTATCGCTGTTTAGTGGTTTCTTCTATTCTAAgtggaattttttttttcgtaaATATACGACTTCACCACAGTTATACCAGGGTTTAAATAGGCTTGTTCGTTCCGTGGCTGTAccaaagaataaaaaagagCTATTGGATGCACAATCTGATAGGGAATTTCAAAAGGTAAAGGATATTCCCTTGACATTTAAAGTATGGAAACCCCATTctaatttcaagaaaagagaCCCCGGTCTTCCTGATTTCCAAGTTTTCGTTTACAATAAAAATGACGATCTTCAGCATTTTCCTACCTATAAAGAGCTGCGATCTATGTTTTCCTCACTTGATTATAAATTCGAATTTTTAAGCGAAATCGAGGATGATGACGATTGGGAGACAAACTCCTACGTTGAAGATATCCCACGAAAGGAATATATTCATAAGAGGAGCGCGAAATCTCAAACTGAAAAAAGTGAGTCGTCTATGAAAgcaagttttcaaaaaaaaactgcaCAGTCTAGCacgaaaaagaagagaaaggcGTACCCACCTCACATACAGCAAAATCGTAGATTGAAGACGGGATATCGGAGCTTTATTATCGCTATTATGGATAATGGCCTTATTTCGTTTGTAAAAATGTCCGAGGCTGATTTTGGATCTGAAAGTGTATGGTATACACCTAATACTCAAAAGAAAGTAGATCAAAGATGGAAGAAGCATTAA